A portion of the Pseudoxanthomonas sp. JBR18 genome contains these proteins:
- a CDS encoding sodium:proton antiporter encodes MFEIAVVFLVVTALMAYVNRRFIGLPDTIGVMVVAMLVSFSLIGLDALGVATFREHATALLRSVDFSEVLMQGMLSMLLFAGALHVDLSELHNYRWQVGLLAVGGTLVSTIIVAYGLYWLLPMLGLPLALPWCLVFGALISPTDPIAVMGILKSARAPKSLELVISGESLFNDGVGVVLFVLLLEAASMGDTPGAGEVAKLAVHEVGGGLLLGGILGYATYRLLKSIDSYQEEVLITLAAVLGGYALANRLHVSGPLAMVVAGLIVGNRGRRLGMSDTTRKYHDLFWALLDSILNAVLFVLIGLEVLVVPFSLALLGAAALTIAVTLLARLVAVGTPIAVLRSGFGLPRGSWKVLTWGGLRGGISVALVLSLPAGETRDMLLGITYVVVVFSILVQGLTIGRVARSLPISQAPPRPDASDPHAH; translated from the coding sequence ATGTTCGAGATCGCCGTCGTCTTCCTGGTCGTGACCGCGTTGATGGCCTACGTCAACCGCCGCTTCATCGGCCTGCCCGACACCATCGGCGTCATGGTGGTGGCCATGCTGGTGTCGTTCTCGCTGATTGGGCTGGACGCGCTGGGCGTGGCGACCTTCCGCGAGCACGCGACCGCGTTGCTGCGCTCGGTCGACTTCAGCGAGGTGCTGATGCAGGGCATGCTCTCGATGCTGCTGTTCGCCGGCGCGCTGCACGTGGACCTGAGCGAACTGCACAACTATCGCTGGCAGGTGGGCCTGCTGGCGGTCGGCGGCACGCTGGTCTCCACGATCATCGTGGCCTACGGGCTGTACTGGTTGCTGCCGATGCTGGGCCTGCCGCTGGCGCTGCCGTGGTGCCTGGTCTTCGGCGCCTTGATTTCCCCGACCGACCCGATCGCGGTGATGGGCATCCTCAAGTCGGCCCGCGCGCCCAAGAGCCTGGAGCTGGTGATCTCCGGCGAGTCGCTGTTCAACGACGGCGTGGGCGTGGTGCTGTTCGTGCTGCTGCTCGAGGCGGCCTCCATGGGCGATACCCCGGGTGCCGGCGAGGTCGCCAAGCTGGCCGTGCACGAGGTCGGCGGCGGCCTGCTGCTGGGCGGCATCCTGGGATATGCGACCTACCGCCTGCTCAAGAGCATCGACAGCTACCAGGAAGAAGTCCTGATCACCCTGGCCGCGGTGCTGGGTGGCTACGCGTTGGCCAACCGCCTGCATGTGTCCGGGCCGCTGGCGATGGTCGTGGCCGGGCTGATCGTCGGTAACCGCGGGCGGCGCCTGGGCATGTCCGATACCACGCGCAAGTACCACGACCTGTTCTGGGCGCTGCTCGACTCGATCCTCAATGCCGTGCTGTTCGTGCTCATCGGCCTGGAAGTGCTGGTGGTTCCCTTCAGCCTGGCCCTGCTGGGCGCGGCCGCGCTGACCATCGCGGTCACCCTGCTGGCGCGGCTGGTGGCAGTCGGCACGCCGATCGCGGTGCTGCGCAGCGGGTTCGGCCTGCCGCGCGGGTCATGGAAGGTGCTGACCTGGGGTGGACTGCGCGGTGGCATCTCGGTGGCGCTGGTGTTGTCGCTGCCGGCCGGCGAGACCCGCGACATGCTGCTGGGCATCACCTATGTCGTGGTGGTGTTCTCGATCCTGGTCCAGGGACTGACCATCGGCCGGGTCGCGCGCAGCCTGCCGATCAGCCAGGCGCCGCCACGGCCTGACGCGAGCGATCCACACGCGCACTGA
- the dnaJ gene encoding molecular chaperone DnaJ, producing the protein MSKRDYYEVLGVARNASDEELKKAYRRCAMKFHPDRNPGDATAEVSFKECKEAYEVLSDGGKRRLYDQHGHAAFEHGMGGGGPGAGFGGPDMGDIFGDIFGNIFGGGGARAARRGADIGYVMELDLEEAVAGVDKRIEIPTMAACEPCHGSGSEDGKTETCTTCAGRGQVRMQRGIFTMQQACPHCEGRGQVIRNPCGTCHGAGRVEEERVLSVKIPAGVDTGDRIRLAGEGEAGPAGTPAGDLYVEVRVREHEIFQRDGDDLHCDVPIRISQAALGDTVRVPTLGGEAEIRVPAETQTGKLFRLRGKGVRSVRSRSTGDLFCKVVVETPVNLTARQRELLAEFEATFGGDDARKHSPKSATFLDGVKGFWDRMTS; encoded by the coding sequence ATGAGCAAACGCGACTACTACGAGGTTCTGGGCGTCGCCCGCAACGCCAGCGACGAGGAGCTGAAGAAGGCCTATCGTCGTTGCGCGATGAAGTTCCACCCTGATCGCAACCCAGGCGATGCCACCGCCGAGGTGTCCTTCAAGGAGTGCAAGGAGGCCTACGAGGTCCTGTCCGACGGCGGCAAGCGTCGCCTCTACGACCAGCATGGCCACGCCGCTTTCGAGCACGGCATGGGCGGTGGCGGTCCTGGCGCCGGCTTCGGCGGCCCGGACATGGGCGATATCTTCGGGGACATCTTCGGCAACATCTTCGGTGGAGGCGGCGCGCGCGCGGCCCGGCGTGGCGCGGACATCGGCTACGTGATGGAGCTGGACCTGGAAGAAGCCGTGGCCGGCGTGGACAAGCGCATCGAGATCCCGACCATGGCCGCTTGTGAGCCCTGCCACGGCAGCGGTTCGGAAGATGGCAAGACCGAGACCTGCACCACCTGCGCCGGGCGCGGCCAGGTGCGCATGCAGCGCGGCATCTTCACCATGCAGCAGGCCTGCCCGCATTGCGAAGGCCGCGGCCAGGTCATCCGTAACCCCTGCGGGACCTGCCATGGCGCCGGTCGCGTGGAGGAGGAGCGGGTGCTGTCGGTCAAGATCCCGGCGGGCGTGGATACCGGTGACCGGATCCGCTTGGCGGGCGAGGGCGAAGCCGGTCCGGCGGGCACGCCGGCCGGTGACCTGTACGTGGAAGTGCGCGTGCGCGAGCACGAGATCTTCCAGCGCGACGGCGACGACCTGCACTGCGACGTGCCGATCCGCATTTCGCAGGCGGCCTTGGGTGATACGGTGCGTGTGCCGACCCTGGGCGGCGAGGCGGAGATCCGCGTTCCGGCCGAGACCCAGACCGGCAAGCTCTTCCGTCTGCGCGGCAAGGGCGTGCGGTCGGTGCGCAGCCGTTCCACCGGCGACCTGTTCTGCAAGGTCGTGGTGGAGACGCCGGTGAACCTCACCGCGCGTCAGCGCGAATTGCTGGCGGAGTTCGAGGCCACCTTCGGGGGCGACGACGCGCGCAAGCACTCGCCCAAGTCGGCCACGTTCCTGGACGGGGTCAAGGGCTTTTGGGACCGGATGACGTCCTGA
- a CDS encoding GNAT family N-acetyltransferase — protein MLARLLNGYQHADVLERDGRIVGLLKLDRTGADWVVMQIQIAPELQGQGLGRRLLLDYIAQAQAGGHDVTLHVLKANPARGLYERLGFVVEGEDPEEFHMRLACPRG, from the coding sequence ATGCTCGCGCGCCTGCTCAACGGCTACCAGCACGCCGATGTGCTGGAGCGCGATGGCCGCATCGTCGGCCTGCTCAAGCTGGACCGGACCGGCGCGGACTGGGTGGTCATGCAGATCCAGATCGCGCCGGAGCTGCAGGGGCAGGGCCTGGGCCGCCGCCTGCTGCTGGACTACATCGCCCAGGCGCAGGCAGGCGGACATGACGTGACCCTGCACGTGCTGAAGGCCAACCCGGCGCGCGGACTGTACGAGCGGCTGGGCTTCGTGGTCGAGGGCGAGGATCCGGAGGAGTTCCACATGCGCCTGGCGTGCCCGCGCGGCTGA